A genomic window from Salvia miltiorrhiza cultivar Shanhuang (shh) chromosome 5, IMPLAD_Smil_shh, whole genome shotgun sequence includes:
- the LOC130986720 gene encoding pentatricopeptide repeat-containing protein At5g44230, translating to MVSLSKKLTAPIIKSSTLISTVAKFRDEQLPFIPFSQLQKIKQLESQVVSTLEDCRSPSQIKQTHAYIIRKCLHQSSYIIAKLVRMLSKLNVSTRSYGVSVFSEVRYPNAFLYTALIRGYLVDGMLNESVLVYNSMRGGGLIPLSFTFAALLKGAATESNADLGRQLHGESVKLGGFGADLFVVNALMDMYLKCGLLDCGRKLFDEMPERDLISWTSLIDAYSKAGEMDCAAELFRIMPVKDMVAWTAMVTGFVQNAKPREALECFERMQSAGVQTDEVTLVGVINACAQLGADKYAVWVRNVAESSGFSPANDVHVGSALIDMYSKCGCLEEAYDVFECMQTRNVYSYSSMIIGFAMHGRASSAIELFEEMVQMNVKPNAVTFLGVLTACSHGGLLEQGQSFFEQMEKAYSIAPSVDHYNCMVDLLGRTGRLEEALKLIRTMPMEPNAGIWGALLAASRVHGDSEIAEVAAQHLFKLEPANIGNYILLRDAYAKAGRWEDVLRVRKKIRVKGLRKNGAAACSWVEGEKGVTHEFYAGDSTHPRNEEVKEVLEKLMERVRGDGYEAQVSAVVYDVEEEEKRRILMKHSEKQALAYALLVGSEGAIRIVKNLRICEDCHMFMCGASRVIGREIIVRDNLRFHHFRDGSCSCSNFW from the coding sequence ATGGTTTCACTCTCTAAGAAGCTAACTGCGCCCATAATCAAATCTTCAACCTTAATCTCCACAGTCGCCAAGTTTCGCGATGAGCAGCTCCCATTCATCCCCTTCTCTCAGCTGcaaaaaattaaacaacttGAGTCCCAAGTCGTTTCCACTCTCGAAGATTGCAGAAGCCCCTCCCAGATCAAGCAAACCCACGCTTACATAATTCGAAAATGCCTTCATCAGTCCTCGTACATAATCGCCAAGCTCGTCCGAATGCTATCGAAATTAAATGTCTCCACGCGATCCTATGGCGTTTCCGTTTTCTCCGAGGTGAGGTACCCCAATGCTTTTCTATACACAGCTTTGATTAGGGGATATTTGGTTGATGGGATGCTGAATGAATCGGTTCTCGTATATAACTCGATGCGGGGAGGCGGTTTGATTCCCTTGTCCTTCACTTTCGCGGCGTTACTGAAGGGAGCGGCGACCGAATCGAATGCCGATTTGGGGCGGCAGCTTCACGGGGAGAGTGTGAAATTGGGTGGGTTTGGTGCGGATTTGTTTGTAGTTAACGCTTTGATGGATATGTATCTGAAATGCGGGCTGTTGGATTGCGGGAGGAAGctgttcgacgaaatgcctGAACGAGACTTAATCTCTTGGACTTCGCTCATTGATGCTTATTCGAAGGCGGGGGAGATGGATTGCGCCGCTGAGCTGTTTCGTATCATGCCGGTGAAGGATATGGTGGCGTGGACGGCGATGGTGACTGGTTTTGTGCAGAATGCCAAGCCGAGGGAGGCGTTGGAGTGCTTCGAGAGAATGCAGAGTGCGGGTGTGCAGACTGATGAGGTCACGTTGGTCGGAGTTATAAACGCGTGTGCTCAATTGGGTGCGGACAAGTATGCCGTTTGGGTTAGAAATGTAGCTGAGAGCTCTGGTTTTAGCCCTGCAAATGACGTTCACGTAGGTTCGGCATTGATTGATATGTACTCGAAATGTGGGTGCTTGGAGGAAGCATATGATGTTTTTGAATGTATGCAAACGAGGAACGTCTACTCCTACAGTTCCATGATCATCGGTTTTGCAATGCACGGCCGTGCTAGCTCTGCAATCGAGCTGTTTGAGGAGATGGTGCAGATGAATGTGAAGCCCAATGCGGTCACATTCTTGGGAGTTCTCACTGCCTGCAGCCATGGTGGTTTGCTCGAGCAAGGGCAGTCCTTTTTCGAGCAAATGGAGAAGGCATACAGTATCGCACCCTCCGTGGATCATTACAATTGCATGGTGGATTTGCTGGGAAGAACAGGACGATTGGAGGAAGCTCTGAAGCTCATCAGAACTATGCCTATGGAGCCCAATGCCGGCATCTGGGGAGCTCTCCTCGCAGCTAGCCGCGTGCATGGTGATTCCGAGATTGCTGAGGTTGCAGCACAGCATCTCTTCAAGCTCGAGCCTGCCAATATCGGGAACTACATACTGCTACGCGATGCTTATGCAAAAGCAGGGAGGTGGGAAGATGTGTTGAGGGTGAGAAAGAAGATAAGGGTGAAGGGGTTGAGAAAGAATGGTGCTGCTGCGTGTAGTTGGGTTGAAGGGGAGAAGGGAGTGACTCATGAATTCTACGCAGGCGATTCGACACATCCGAGAAACGAAGAGGTGAAGGAGGTGTTGGAGAAGCTGATGGAGAGAGTGAGAGGGGATGGATATGAGGCGCAGGTGAGCGCTGTGGTGTATGATGTGGAAGAAGAGGAGAAGAGGCGGATTTTGATGAAGCATAGCGAGAAGCAAGCACTAGCATACGCGTTGCTGGTGGGGAGTGAGGGTGCTATAAGGATTGTGAAGAATTTGAGGATATGTGAGGATTGCCACATGTTCATGTGTGGGGCGTCGCGGGTGATTGGGAGGGAGATAATAGTAAGGGATAATTTGAGGTTTCATCACTTTCGTGATGGCTCATGTTCCTGCTctaacttctggtga
- the LOC130986722 gene encoding uncharacterized protein LOC130986722 produces the protein MFATAIRYIGKKPKPKMKQIELKTPPEQTQTITRVIFDVLKEHGPLTIADTWEHVKEVGLRGLSSKRHMKIVMRWMRERQKLRLICNHVGPHKQFLYTTWFTKPDVKPTQPETKPVRPGNNDASRPKS, from the exons ATGTTTGCAACTGCAATCAGGTATATTGGTAAGAAACCAAAACCAAAAATGAAACAGATAGAACTGAAAACCCCTCCGGAGCAAACGCAGACGATCACGAGGGTTATCTTCGACGTCTTGAAGGAACACGGCCCTCTAACCATAGCAGACACATGGGAGCATGTTAAG GAAGTTGGGTTGAGAGGACTCTCGAGCAAAAGACACATGAAAATAGTTATGagatggatgagagagaggcagaagCTAAGGTTAATATGCAACCATGTTGGCCCTCACAAGCAATTTCTATACACTACATGGTTCACAAAACCTGATGTCAAGCCAACACAGCCGGAAACTAAGCCGGTGAGGCCGGGTAACAATGACGCTTCAAGACCAAAGTCGTGA